From Quercus robur chromosome 8, dhQueRobu3.1, whole genome shotgun sequence:
cAGGTTAAATTCCTTCTATGGTACAAAAAGCTTTGTCTAGCTTAATTGCGTTTGATGTTTTTGACTCTGTTTGAATCAGAGTTCTTTGCATCAGAATTGTGTCGGTTTGGTTAAATTCTAATGATATAAACCTACAGGGAAAGTGGCTAGTGACACACCTCTTAAATTGACAAACAGTACGTTTTTTAATAGAATGAGtgagtgactttttttttaaccaaaagaaCGCACAAATGGAAACTTTCCGTTTTCAGTTTCTGTTTGTGTGTTCGTTTGAGTTTTCAGTTTCCGTTTCTTGATCTTGCTCTCCTactccctctttctctttctctcagtTTTTGGGTTGGGGTAGGGATTTTGGTGGGTGGGTTCTTTTTTGTGTTCTGCTGTGCTGATACAGGGAAGGGGACAACACCATTTgggtattgggttttttttattttttattttattttattttatttttataataagaaataaaaaataagaaataaattaaatactaaatattaaaTTCAGCCCAAAACGGCAATGTTTTGGGGGGACTTAGTGGGTAGCAGTGGATGGCAGTTAAGAGtattaaaattaaaagcagTGAAACTTAGAGGGCGACTTTTGCATTTTGGCCCAAAAAAACCAGTTTCTCCCAAAAGTTACAAACTCAATACTGGTGGCACCGCCCTACTCCTCCCTCGACATTACAGCACTGCCGGTGTCTCACATCAAGGTTTTATTTTATCCCCTGAAATTTGCTTTGATGTTTGCAACAGTAATAATGAGTGTCACCTGCTTCATACACTCTAAAAAGTTGGCTGTAGtgtcattcattcattcaaatCTACGATgatggttttaaaaataaatatttcttttacatACATTAGAAATTTAGATACTTTAAAACTTTTGTCTTTTAAGGTTTATAACTTGGCTTTGTTGTGTCATTTGGAACTTGTTAGAGCTTGGAAAACATGTTCCTTTACTTATGTATTGAACAATGGAAAATGCTGAAGCTACAAACtatgttacaaatttttttacaaattgctgatgtggtgaGTAGTTATTGggaagtaaaaaagtgatgtcaataATGAGAACCAGTAAGAATTTGTCatatcaatagtttgtaaaaatgtttttaaaaagtttatttttgggGCGTTACTCTTGAATTATTGATAGTTGTTTGCTAGTACATTGATTCTAACTAATCACTTATTATTTAATTGGGTATTTGAATGCTTGCTTACAAGGATGGTAACAACTAACAACTAATAATAACAGCAAGTTGTGCAagtatttttcctattttgcttctttttttgtttttatgatttttgaGTCTATGTAATGTAACATAGCACTTCCTTCTTCTTGTTGATTCAGTTTTGGATTACAAAATATTTGTACTGGGTCCAAATGTTCTACCTTAGCCGAATTGAGCACACATTTCGCGTGCCACCTAGTCTCCTTAACCTTCCTATCGAGGAAGCTATTAAGGGAGAGCTTGAAAAACTTTTCTTAGATAAGGTAATTGTTGGACTTGtatcattgatttatttttattattgctGATTCTTGAAAGGctttttgatttatttgtgATAATGAAGGTTATTGCAGACTTGGGGCTCTGTGCTTCTGTCTATGATATCAAATCTATTGAAGGTGGCTTTATCTTTCCCAGTGATGGTGCTGCGACCTATACGGTATTCTTAATATTATACCTcctcttgtttatttttattttttcttgttccATTTTACGCAGTTTTTTGTTAAGCATTAGTATCTTTCTACTTGATCCAAGTGTTTTGGCCTGTATGTGTGCTAGACTTAATTTTGACTTGTAGAGGGATGTGCATAAACTGGCGTTACATGTTTGTGAACTGGAATCCTTGTGTATGCTCTGCATGTGCGTTTTTAGGTACCTGttctcttttaataaatttcattacttgtcaaaaagaagaaaaaaaagtcacatTGCAAAAGTCAATTGTTGTTAgttctattttctctctctctctctctctctctctctctctctttttttaatccTCTTGCCTGTGTTTGTTCAGATTCTGGGTAAGAATGTTAGCAAAGATTTATGCCAGATTTGATTTCTCTGATTCTACGCATGCAATGTCACATACTCAAAGAGGGGTTACAGGTAGTGGAGGGGGGCTGTGTTTGTGAGACCCTTAACTTTGGTTTGTGATGTATTAATTGTCACAGGGAAAATTAGCTTATCGGGAGGTGTGGAAGGTAATATCTCATTAAGTTGTTAAATGAGGCCAAAGATTCTTGATGTAGTCCTTCTTGGGAACAAGTCTTAAGATTTGACCACGTATTGTGTCATTGTTCACAATCTTCATAAGAGTAATAgctttttagtaatttttttctcataattttgatgtgtgtgtgcacttatatataaaataaaaaatgattaaattttacaCTATCTGTCAACCTACCATAACCCTCTTTTTTCATATACATGTCTCTGCGTGTGTGTGGAATGAGTTTTGGGTTCTGAATTGTAATTTTGCTTTCAATTTTGTCAGATAAGACAAGATGTGCTATTCTTGATCAATGCAAAGCTTTTACTAATTGAGTGTTTAGATTTCACTTCATTGTTAAATGAGTCATTTATGTTTCTGATAGAATTTTTGAAGGCCTGTTTTATTTTCCTTAGCAccttttttcccttcttcaGTGGATTGGTGATGGTAGTGGTGTTTGATTATGTACAACTGGATTTCTTGTCCAACTGTTTTATAAGACACATTTGGTTTATTTGCTTGCAATGGACATCTCTACATTGTAATGTCatcattaattataaaacaaCTTGATGatcttgtttttatatttgtgcaggTTGTGTTTAGACTGATAATGTTCCGTCCATTTGTGGGAGAGATTATTGCTGCAAATGTTAAAGAATCTAATGCCACTGGTTTACGCTGTATGTCTTGTGCTTCTTTTACTTATTTGACCATAATGCAACTAGTGCTCTggatctctttctttttttggtttaactGTTCCTTCTATTTGGTACaagtattattttattcatcacACATGCTCCGTGTGAATAATGTGCTCTTCTTTTGTGCTTTTGGTGGATCTGGGGCTAAAATTTAATCTCCTAGTTTCATCCTGGCATGGAAACTAATTAGTCCAGCTAATTTTGATCAACTTGTATTGGGTTGTAATTAGTTGAGAACTCAACTGGTGAGTCATTTCTTCTTAGGTATGACTGTTATGAGGTTAGTTGAGCAAACCTCTGTTTTCTACGCAGGTAACTTTTTGTTTCATTCGAGTTTATCAAGTCATGAGCTGAATGCTCCTTtcagatatatttttttccacGGGTATGAAGCAACCAATGATGGCAGTTTTAACTGGTTGTGGAGGAAAAAATCATTACCTTAGtagattttctttcttcttttttatctaatTGTTTTTTGAGTCTTCATCAATTTTCCTACCCagaattcaatattttttggcTGATCTAAAATATTTGTCCACTTGTGTGTATCCTAGGTCATAATAGAGTCCTCTCTTTGATGAAAACTTTTTCCTCACCCCTAGATCTTGATTAATGAATGGTAGGTGGCAAAAAGGGGGATATATTCTGAGCTACATATATGGCTATTAAGACTAGTCCTGTTGGCTACTAAGATAACATGGCCCCAATCATTGAAGTATAATATTCTTCTCTTCCTATTTTGGTTTAGCTGCATAAATTCTCTCCTGTCATTCCACTCTTATGGGGCTCCTTTTCATTTCTTAGTTTTGTGGCgaacctctctctctcagggCGGGGACTGTGGTTGGTTGGAAGGGTTTAATAGAGGCTATTACTCCTTTCATGCTAACTTCTTTATCACATTTTCTTGTCTTTATAAAAACTTAAAGTTGGTTCACGATACTCTTGTACAGTAGTTTTTTTCACAGAAGATTAAGACATCGCAACATAATTTAATTGATGGTTAGGAATTTATTGGTGATAATAGTGTGTACTGCATATATCCTGTTGGTTTCTCAAACCTAGTTATCATAATTCAACCTTAATGAGCTCAAATTAACTTATTTAGAGGCATGTTTATGAATTCAGCTGAAGATCTTGATCATGGCTTAAGAATTGAGAAACCATTGCTTGTTTTTTTTGGGCTAGTCTGAGTTGTAAAGAATTTCAGCAACTGGCCTGACATTGATAGGTTGTGATCAAAGCTGTATACTCTAAATTGTTAGGGCCAGGCCCAGGTTCTCATTTACAAGAATTATGTAATTGGTCTTTTTCTTATCAAGTGCTACTGATGTAAAACTTTCTTGCCAATGAGCTCCAGCTCAAATGACACATCCTTTCCTTATAAGAGTAAGTTGAGGAGTGAGGTCATGGGTTAAGACCCACTGGGTGCACCTATAACTCACCAATAATACTttcctcatctctctctctctctctctctctctctctccctctctcttgattaataaaaaatgttacctGGTGCCTGGATACTGATGTTGACTCTAAATGGCAGTATCAATTGGATTTTTTGATGACATTTATATACCTGCTCATCTTTTTCCAAAGCCATCGAGCTTCAAGCCAGACTCAAATAAGAAGTAAGGTCCCTGCTTGGTTCaatatttgatcttttttttttaatgcaatacCAAATCCTGCATAAGTTcgttttaatcattttatgactCATCTTTAATCAATATGCTTAATGATTAACCATTTACACTATTATGACTACTGCAGGGACAAAGGTACATGGGAGTGGGAGTATGATGAAGAACCATATATTATTGATGGGATTGATGAGGTTCATATTTGCTATGCTATTGGTCATTTGACACGTTATAGCTATTGTTCAAACATATGAAAGTGCAGGGTTTTTCTAACTTTTGGTTTTAAACATGGCAGATCAAGTTTCGAGTTCACAATGTAAGTTATCCTCCAATTCCAATTGAGCAGCCAAAAGAAGCAAAGCCATTTGCCCCTATGGTGAttactgtaagttcatctactgAATCTCATAATTTGATTGGCATATGTTGCAACTTCCTTGATCTCATACTAGTGTCGTTAAAAGCGTACTTAGGCACACTTAAAGCTTGAAGCTCAAACCTTAGGTCTAAACACTTCACTTGGCCAAAGAAACTTGTATAATGAAACATGCCTTAGACAtgcttttttttggtgatttttgaAGAAGCACCCAAACCACCCTtaggcacttttttttttcatctaaaaaatatgtcaagcattaaaattaattattcaatcttGATGGAAATGATATGGAATGTTATTGTTATACAAACATTATTCTTAAGATGGTGTATAAcacaaacaatttttgtttACATATCAAAAGACATGAACAAGGATAATCTATTATCTTCTGCCTTTTGGTCTTTTacttttggatatatatatatatatatattgattgaacCATATACTTCATTTCTATCATAGCTCTCACAATCATGTATTTTTATAAAGTGCAAAAGAATTATAGAAAATATTCCATATAAACTTTATATGACTGGATTATTGTGATTTTTCCATTGagaattgttttcaaatttactatataaaatttttaagtatttgaaataacttttataaaatttgaactCACAATTTTGTGCAATTGCACTATCCATTTGAGCTAATAGgcaaaatagacaaattttGTGCAATTGCTCTATCCACTAACAACCCCACAACGCACCCACataaaaattccaaattctcaaaataaaagattgattaaaaaatatgtaaaatgtaaaattcaaattccctAAAATTAGGACATGTTTTGTACTTAAAATATAACACTTGTGGACACAACTTAAAaagattatattttgtattaaaaaaagaagtcttTGAACATGCGCTTTGGCTAAGTGTGCGCTTGAGGCTTTGTACCTAGTCTCCAGCCTCCAGGGGCTTGTCCACTTGACACGTTTACCAATACTATCTTTTAATATTATgtctatataaaattataagtaCACAATTATAGAAAGCCGCCCTATCAAGATTGCTAATGCATTagccctcatttttttttatatatatatatatatatatattttagtgaTCCAATCCATTCAAGTGGATCTACAAACAATTGGTAGAGTCAAATGAGTGATATCTTTGGTTATTTTGCAATGTCAAATACTTTCTCATGTATAAGTAAAATCAttatgcctctttttttttaaatttatatatatatatatatatttaaagaagcacaaaatttcataatttttcacaTTGTTATCTTTCCTCTTGATAGGACTACCTTAAACTattaaatcacaaaaattattataaaaaaatgattattaatGAAGAGATGTAGAACATTCGTAAAATGGAAGATGAAATTAAGAATCAACTTGCCATTCTGTTAGGTTGGTATTAGGATTCTTAGAAGGAATCAGGTATCCAGTCCatgtcaaaaaataataataacaataagcaGACTTTATAGAAAATTTCCTTTTAGTATACTTACTCTAGCAACTTTATGTAAGGCAgaatttggtttttgggggGTGATAtgctatgaagcacgggtgcggtgataaaaaaattattaaaaatatttatatttatatttttttatatattgctaagcatattttttcatattctATAAACgtataccaaatttaagagtaatagtagatgataactaaaacatgatgttcataaattaaatacaatccacaagtttgaaactaaaacaatgAAATTAGAATACAGGGAGGGAGGCAGAAAGCAGAGAGGCAGGGAGGCAGTGatggttttagggtttttttttttttaataattcttacTTGAATTTCGGCCTGATTCAAAGCTGGTATCGGCTTGAATCAGTTGGTATCAGACTGAATCAGCCGATATCAGCCTAAATTGACCTGTTTCGGCCGGCCGATAGGGACTGATTTGACTCAAATCGGCGTGAAtccggaaaggaaaaaaaaaaaaaaaaatcaccgaCACGTGGGTAGCAGTGTCGCCCACCGCACCCCACGTCACGTTGCAGCACCCCTGTAGCTGTGTCGGTGCATTCCTGGGTGATAGTAGAAAGGTTGATAGATAAGTCACCTTTACTCCCACTCTACAAAATTCTAAATGAGATTTTTACCTCATATGGCTTCTCGTTCAATTCTTTTGAAATTTCTCCCTCCTTCTTGGGAAGCCTGAACTGTTAGTGAGATACCACTTTAGAAGAGCTAGAATTCTAACCTTGTGTTAGGACTTACAGGTGAAGGGATGGTCTCACGTAGAAGGTTTCTATGGGGGGTAGGTCTGCCAAAGGGTAACGCATTTATGTAAATGGATGACAACCTATTAATCTTGATAGGATGGTATCCTATCATGGCTTATCAgtatgtatatacatacatcCATAAATATGTATGTTTGGCTGGTCTTTATCTGTGTTGTTTCAATTACAAACTTATACGAGATCCTTTAGAGAGCAGCATCAACTTAGGGCTGGATTCTGAAAGTTAAGATCTGAACTGGTATAAGACAAGCTGCTACATTCTATACATTAACGGGCAACTCCCTTACagtatttctcttttcttcatatgttgtaataaaataaaattttctatcagttatcaaacaaaaaacctTTACTGTCtaataatatattcaaaacAGAGTGGTGGAAGGTTTTAAAGAGGGTTTCTATTTTGAAGGGTAGTATCTTATggtattgttattgtttttattgcTATTATTGTCATGACTTTGCCTTCAACTTGTCATGTAGCAGAACTATAACAAGGTTACTTCTAGTTTAAAACGTTGATAATACAAGTACTATCGATGATGTGAATACAACACGCATAATATGAACACACTCATAATTGCATTATACTTTTGTAGGGCATCACttactttatatttatatttagcgTAGAAAACAATATTGTTTGTGCTTGTGAACAGTTCCTATGTATGTCTGGTGATCTAACATGAGATGAAactatttgaattattttattattactattatttgtTTTAAGGAGAAACAGAtaggggaagagagagagagagagagagagagagagagagagagagaagggagggggggtgggggggggttGGTTGTCGTGGCAAAAGAATATGCTTGGACCTAAGGTGGCTCCTCAAACTGTCGAGCAGTGTCTCATTACTATATATGCTTGGACCCTAAGGTAGCTCCCCAAATTGTTGAGGAGCGTCTCATTACTACATATCAATCGGTTTCATCTCTGGCACTTAGAATGCTCATCTTTATAGGAGTCTAATTAATTTCTGTTTCTTAGGGATCAATTGATGAAGATGGTTTGGGCCCCGTTTCATGGTGGGTTGATGCAGAAGAGACCAAGGAATCTTAAGCCTGTGTGCTGTCTTGCAAAGGATGTAAAACTGGCTGAGGATGGCTGTATTGCAAAGGGGGAGATGGTTGTAGAAAATAGAAGCTTTTTCTTGGTAGCTTtcctttttatcaaaaaaaaaaaaaaaagagaaaaatgatacTAATACTGGTTTAGCTAATAAGATAATGGTATTACTTTTCTTAGTTTCAGATTCAAAATTAACTTGATGGAAACAAGTGAACAACTGAAGAGGCCTTATCAATTCAGCACAATGGGGCATGATCAATTCGTGTTTACGTTACGTGTCAGGCTCGTGTTGTGTCGACTCATGAGTATTCGATTATATAGGTCAACACTAAattgacatgtttattaaacagttaagattcctcaaccctaacacaacgtatttattaaacaggtcaatCGTGTCAACATATTTATCACATTttatcaaaatggaaaaaaaaaaaaaaagtattaaccaaatgaatatgaaaaaccaaaaaaataaatatttttaatataaaattcaaaactaacgagtaattgcattataaataatcattaaaaactaaaacatatctcaatatcacaaataatcattcataatatgttaaagaaaataaaccacaacaactaataagtttatatacttaGAATTTAAGGGTTGTATTGGTAAATTATCATTTAAGTAAAATGGGCTAACAGGTCAAATGAGTTCCATGTATTGGGCACTAACTTAACcagtttattaaacgggttagtcATGTCAACTCGAATATGACACAAAAGCATTAAGCTTCAACTTATAATCTGCTAATTTCGTATCGTGTCGTGTTAGATTCACAGGTCGTGTCCAATTTTGCCCCCCCTAATCCAACCTGTAAGATTCTCAGGGAAAACACTGACTTATTGAACTCATattgaaaatatgaattttgttaaaatttctcATTGGGTTGGCAATAAAATTATcactatttattcttttataattgttattttatgttaatttggggataatttattttggatagaGCTTATTTCCAAATTGGTTTGGAAGCACCTACTTCAATTAATTATGTGGCAATACATACAATATTAAATcacatttataattaaattatttgaacAATCTACATCATTCATTAATCAGATTATGTGACTCAAGTATACACGGATGGTCATTTAAATTGTTATATAGTAAGTTGGAAGAAGTTTGTCGTatattaaatcacataaatcattaaattatCAGTCCTCATTCTAAATGTTATagggaaaattaattttgaattaaaagagGAATAGAGGATGtgataaaatgatatttttgccCCTCAATTATGATGCATACCACGTTGCACAAGTGTCCTCCCAATGAAACAAACTTTCCAATGATAAACAAATTAAAGGATGCGCATAAACtctccaatctctctctcatctgTTGTGTCAACTTTGATTTcgattttacttttatttatggttttaatttctattttatcattCCATTAGTTTTAACCTCTATTTTATcttctcaattttcaaaaaatgtgcAAAAATCCTCATTTCATTTATTATCCAAATCTGAAATTTTACTCGTTTGTCCAACACTAATTGGGATGGCACATGCCTTGCATGTGCTGCCCTTTAAGTGAAAAAATTACgatagaatttcaatttgaagaAGCATGAAACTATGTACTTAAACTTAGAGTAGCTATTTAACATATGAATATCTGTTTACTATGAGGTTGCATTTGATACGGGAAAATATTCCACATTATCCCGACATCCAGATTCCTAGAAATATAATGCTTGACAATCTAGATATCTGAAAATGTAATTATTTatatgtttggtttgatttggaatctaataaaaattttgagaatctGAAATGTTTTTTCCAAAATATCATTTGATTTGTAAATACAACAAtaagtctttctttctttctcattttttttttttttaatcttcttccaaataaattatgagaaacaaaatataaactataaatcatgaaaagttcaataaaaatgtagtatactatattttttaaatgacatgtaattgtcaatttataataataataattttttattttatttctattgatTAAAGGATAGGAAGAAAGGGTGTCAGTCTATACAAAATGTAACTTTATCCAAGCGTGGGAATGTGGATATCTACATTTTTAAAAGAGAACCCACATTCTCACAAAAGGGTATTGAGAGGGAATCTAGATACTCTTGTGTAATTTGCAACCAAATGTGAGAATTTTTCAACATTTCcaaaaatcctaaaatattaCCTCTATCAAACGTCACCTAATAGTTTCTTAGAACCTATTTGCTAAAGAcaatatcatcatcttcaatGATAAGCA
This genomic window contains:
- the LOC126696760 gene encoding uncharacterized protein LOC126696760 codes for the protein MFYLSRIEHTFRVPPSLLNLPIEEAIKGELEKLFLDKVIADLGLCASVYDIKSIEGGFIFPSDGAATYTVVFRLIMFRPFVGEIIAANVKESNATGLRLSIGFFDDIYIPAHLFPKPSSFKPDSNKKDKGTWEWEYDEEPYIIDGIDEIKFRVHNVSYPPIPIEQPKEAKPFAPMVITGSIDEDGLGPVSWWVDAEETKES